CTCACAAAATTGAGATAAAACTTCCCCTTACCTCTGAATACATGGAAGGAAAACGCAAAAGTGTTAACCCTGAGACCTTGTGGAAACTAAAGGAGGGTTATTTTTCCATTCAGGCCACCCTTAATCTTAGAGGTCTTTTCCTGGAAGAAGCACGCCTTCTTTTTGAGGATTTTATGGAAAATGCCCTCAAAAAGGGATTAAGTTGTGTTCTCATCATTCACGGAAGAGGTCTTTCCTCGAGGGGAGAACCTGTTTTAAAGAAAAAGGTAAGAGAGTGGCTGGAGAGAGGGCCCTTTCGGAAATTTGTCCTGGCTTATGCCTCAGCCAGACCCTGTGATGGAGGTCTTGGGGCAACTTATGTGCTTTTGAGCTCCCGACCTCTCAAAAGATAAATGTTCCTCCACTCTCCAAGAAAATTACTTCTTCTCCATGGAAAACCTCGTTCAGGTAAAACTACACTTCTTGAATACCTTTTTCAGTGGATCCTTAGCCTTAATCTTCCCTATTACTTTACCGGCTTTATAACCAGAGAGGTCAAAGAAGCAGGAGAAAGAATAGGGTTTAATTTGGTTTATCTTAGAGATCCTGATCTCACCCTTCCTTTAGCCCAACTTAGATCTTTAACCCCTTCTAAAAAATATCCTGTCCTGGGAAAATATTCGGTTTTTCCTCAAAATCTGGATAAAATTCTTGAGATCATTCAGAATGACCTTACTGAGGCTAACCGTCCACCCCTTCTTTTCATTGATGAGATTGGAAAGATGGAGGTTATGTCAGAAAAATTCATCCAATTTTTAGAACACCTGAGAGAGGAAGTGATTGTAGTTGCTACTTTGGGAACGGGAGAGCATCCCTTGCTTAAAGCCTGGAGAGAAATAAAATCAGCCCTTTATTGCGAGGTAACTCCTGAAAACAGAGATTTCTTACAGGAGCGTTTAAAGGTTGAA
This window of the Caldimicrobium thiodismutans genome carries:
- a CDS encoding Smr/MutS family protein — translated: MPKPFKKLGDLFGISPSKNLLKDEPPPFKVKSWEEVLSMVKPFREKNFYYSISPKEPFKIREKEWPPHKIEIKLPLTSEYMEGKRKSVNPETLWKLKEGYFSIQATLNLRGLFLEEARLLFEDFMENALKKGLSCVLIIHGRGLSSRGEPVLKKKVREWLERGPFRKFVLAYASARPCDGGLGATYVLLSSRPLKR